DNA from Gouania willdenowi chromosome 15, fGouWil2.1, whole genome shotgun sequence:
CCTGTCGCATCATGTGCCAGCGCACGCCGCCGTTCAACGCTCGCATCTACGCCGCCGGCTTCGACTCGTCCAAGAGCATCTTCTTAGGGGTGAGAAGGTTTGATCACACAGCTCCAGACaggaaatttttgtttttacaaacttttcctgaaaaaccttttctgaataaacgaaacctcagCAGTTTTATCATGTGTGTGACGCTCTCCTCCAGGAGAAGGCTGCTAAATGGAAGACGTTGGACGGTCAGATGGACGGTCTCACCACTAACGGGGTGTTAGTGATGCATCCACGACACGGATTCACTCAGGACGCCAAACCAGGCGTGTGGAGGGAGATCTCTGTGTGTGGAAACGTGTTCACTCTGAGGGAAACACGCTCCGCTCAGCAGAGAGGGAAGATGGTGAGAGTTATAGACCAATACTGAGTAGATCTGTTATTTTATTACAGATCTGTTCTTGTCTTTTGTCACAGACGTATACAGAGTAGAtttgttcctgtcctttgtcacAGACTTTTACACAGTAGATCTGTTCATGTGTATTCTCGTAAACAGAGTAGATCTGATCCTTTGTTACAGACATATACAGAATAGCTCTATTAAGTTCCTTCATTACAGACAATATAAAGAATAGGTCTGTTCCTTTGTTATAGATGTATACAGAGTAGATCTGCTTCTGTCTTACTTGACTTTAGTTTTACGCGTACTTGTGTAAAGCTCCTAAATGAAGTAATAATGATTgatcattaatcaataatcaataagtgACCGTGCATGTGTCTCTGCTGTGCGTCTGTGTGTCAGGTGGAGGCGGAGTCTCAGGAGCTTCTGGACGGTTCTCTCATCGACCTGTGCGGTGCGACGCTGCTGTTCCGTACGGCCGACGGCCTCTCACGCACTCCCACCGTCAAACACCTGGAGGCGCTGCGTCAGGAGATCAACGCGGCGCGGCCCCAGTGTCCCGTGGGCTTCAACACGCTGGCGTTCCCGTCCATGCGCCGCAAAGACACGCCCGACGAGAAGCAGCCGTGGGTCTACCTGCAGTGTGGCCACGTGCACGGATACCACGACTGGGGGAACCGGCGCGAGGAGCGCTGCAGCCGCGAGTGCCCCATGTGCCGCACGAGGGGCCCCTACGTGCCGCTGTGGCTGGGTTGCGAGGCGGCGTTCTACGTGGACGCGGCCCCGCCCACGCACGCCTTCAGCCCCTGCGGACACGTGTGCTCCGAGAAGACGGCGAGCTTCTGGAGTCAGATCCCTCTGCCACACGGCACGCACACCTTCCACGCCGCCTGCCCGTTCTGCGCTCAGCAGCTGAACGGAGAGCACGGCTTCGTCAGACTCATCTTCCAGGGGCCGCTCGACtagttcagcagcagcagcagcagcagcagcggggCCCCCCGGTGGACAGGAACACTCTGAATGGACTGATGGGCTCTGGGGGGGATGTTTTCACCactggaacaaaaaaaaacacacatggcaAGTCATCATCCAGAGATCAAATATCATTAATACACAATGAAAGTCATAAATACGAGATActaaagtcataataatgaggaaGAAAGTCAATTCCATGGCTTTTATAATCAGAATGACTCATTTGCTCTCATAATAATGTGACATTATTAGATATGTCATAAAAAAGCctgaaatataaaatacaaagtaGAAATTATAAGATATAAAGTAACAAATCCATGATTCCACACGCCCTCGAGCAAAGTCGTTTTTTCTCTGAACTGCAAGTGACAAAAGTCACCTTTTACTTAAAAAGTCATGATTAACATTTACAAATTTCATAATgagattaaaatgtttataagtCATAATTCTATCATACATTCAGAATAAAGAGGGTAAAAGTCATAATTAGGAGCTAAATCATAATTTTGagataaagacattaaaaacaacagcttacaagatacaaaatgtgaaataagataaaatactgTAATTCTGATCTTGTGGTAATTCTGGTGGTTTAATATTTTCAATCTGTATCTCATAATACTGACTTTTTGATCTGGTATTTATGACTGGCTGTGTTGATATTTGGGTGGTTttaaacgggcttccatacttCCTGGTTTGTAAGTGACCTTTGTAACGCTTTTTCACCAACGACGACAAagatttctatattttcacgcCGAAACCAAACGAGGAACTTTTTTTGACGCTCACGCTAACTTCCTGTTTCTATTTGAAACGCAGTATTCATCCCAGTTTCCATCACTGCCATTCTTCACATTATTTAAACTTAAAGTGCTTATTTATGTGACTTCATCCGTTATCTGAGTCAGTAACAATAtccaggcttttattttgaaagttcatAACGTTTTCAGTGTGTTTCTGTATTTATACACTCATGTTTTAACTCTTCCTTCAAACCAACAAACATTCTGAGCAacgaaacacgttttcctgatGCATTATGGGAAACGGGGTTCTTTTGGACTCTGTATCCAATCCAACCCTTTAATTACAGAGAAAgtgtagcacacacacacacacatacacacacataatacTGATCATTGTTTTCTTATAAATCAGTATTactcccaaaataaaagtcccactgttcatacaaacattttattttgaaaaatcacagTCTAGCGTATTATCTGTATTTGTCTTTTTGAATTGCAAGATAAAAAACCTTCCAATTAACAGATAAAGTCATAATTGGAATGTAAGACAAATAACAgaacagattttcaaaataaaatgttgtaaTAATGAGATAAAAGTCCTAAATGTGAGAtcaaatgtcaagattaaaagACAAACAGTGAgttggaaaaacaaaaagtcaTGTTTACAAGCtatgctgcattttattttgaaaagtccCACTCACTCGAGCATTTGAAGTTTTATTTGCTTGGGCTGCAGGAAGTCCCGCCCCTCTGAGTGTGTAGCAGTCAAACTcaggttaacacacacacacatacacacacactttgtcaCGTGTGTGTTGCACTCgttggggagaacatgcaaaccctacAGAATGAGTTGGGTTGTGGTCCACCTACaggggagtttgcatgttctcctggtTATTTATTGACTATGTTAGCACAGACTGGCTCCTATAAAGAcataattatataatatataaataataaggatatttatatatatatattacagagGTGTTTTGGTGAAACTGGTGACCAGTTTACCTATTGACCACCAGCTGAAACTTGGGctcagtcaccagttaacacGAGGCACCAGAGCGATGTTCTAGAaagtgggttatgttcaaactctgagtatttTGGGGCTCGATTGAGTTCAaatctgagtatcccattcctgaaggcgaggtatgtttttctctgagtatgtcaccatggtaacaatCTCCGCGAACTGAACCTGCTCACTGGCGTGTTTTGTCTAAGAAaccctggctccgcccacctgaacaccacttctcaaggaacactttaatttacctTGACCACAGATTTGTAACTTCAcgcaccacagacgtgctcacatcatgaCTAATGTTTACAGAGCATTTAtggaaagtcactgagaggttgatctacattaaaatgtctcctgacgtctgtagtcatttaaatgaatacaCATTTAAGGCACAGCATTTACTTTACGTGATTTTGTACTGTACTACAGCTGGATGTAGTCATCAACCGTAGAGTTGGTTCAATAGTCTGAAAGTCATGGTAGGGCAGAGGGTAAGGAAGTGCACTAGGGAGCATAGAGTCTGGGGCTCAATTCCaactttgtcatgttttttaggACGTCCAAAcgacattacattaaaaatcaatataaatgatgcgacATCAAGCGGCCGTCACTGTCTTCATAACCACTGCAGTGGGAGGGCTACACACTTACTAAATGAAAGTGGAATACTccttttaaattattacattttgagtgaactcGTCCTTTAGAAAGTCCGTAAGTTGAGCATTTAAACCGTAGTACGAGTAGCGCTGTCTATAACAGCTGTAAACGTACGGCTGTAGAAGAAGTGATGaaatgaccaaaaagtgtgactaatcacgggtgatttaagTGACTATAGTCACTTAAGTTGCGTtctgtgtgaacgcaccttctTATTCCTCTATAAACAcctgcttatttcacccattggGGTGAAATAAATCACTCTTTtgcgggtggttgccatggtagtttgtgtgATCTTTTCTCAATTGATGATGGTTTTCTATCGCACTCTATCACGTAACTAACCCAAGGTTtgcatactcagggttgattgacacttcataccagctgtaatggaatcagatacctaGAGTTTCCCATTGTGgcgtatgttgacccagagtttatgggtagactcagagtttgttgaacctcctttctggaatacccctcagatgatttatccacacacacacacagtgtttttcTGAGGCCGTGTGATGTCACAACtcgagaaaatgtaaaaaagtttcattcaaaattgagtaaaaacacaatttttttcattttttagcgATACATTATTACATCCTGTGTTGGTTAAACttgttacaaaataaaacacattatttcctGTTTAACTTGTAATAACTACAATTTGTTCAAAAGATTTTTACAAAATCCACCAAATTTagtaaaaatgtgttacattttggTAATTTTCTTGTAGCGTGATGCTATGTGGGGTTAGCGTTAGCAAACTAGTTGATTTTGTTGCTAAACCCTGTTATATGGCAACAGAAAATATACTCACACTATAAAGATCATCaaccatttaatttaatttaatttatcatGACCAGAGATTGTCTCGCCTTGTTTTTATCcacaaatgcaaaataaatcgaacaaaaagtattttttagaaaaaaaaactgtagaaacAAGCTGATAAAATGCATCTGAGGAAATACTTCAACTTTTAGAATTGTGATGAGTCAGCACTGTTGTTGGAATGCACccccttcaaagtaaaagcttcTATCTTCACGAGGCAGAACCCGATGAAAACGGATCTGTGGTCCAAATTTCAGCACGGACACATTTTTGTTATCCGCAGTTTGCGCCACACAAACTCACCTCAGggagcaaaacacacacaaacacatacaaaaacacacacgcacacacacactccttgcTCCTGTTAACTCCTCCTAATTAAGggcttcctcttcttcctcctcctcttcctcagtgtCTTTGTGCTTGTAAAAAAGTGAAAACCTACGAAtgtttctgacacttttttgtaaaaactttaataaagtgtaaaagtgacacatttgctctttatttgtttgtctgtattTACAACTGTAAATAAGATCAAACATTAACTTCATGGACTTTATCCAACAAAgtgtgaccaaaaaaaaaggattttacagcgaaacaaaaatgtatttaaaatttttgaaagcgtcaaaactaagataaggctataataaggcataataTCGGGCAAAAAAGATTAAattggcgaaaaaatttcaaacaccataAAATAGAGGGAAGgccatagtaaggcataaaagagGCGAAAAAGTTTccaacgcctcaaaacggatataaggcatgaaaatgggcaCAGAAATTTCAAACATCAGaaattagaggtaaggctataataaggcatagtaaagggtgaaaaatatctaacgccaaaaaatggaggtaaggctatagtaagaaaTTAAAAAGgcgaaaaaaatttcaaacgacaaaaaacgaaggtaaggctataataaggcataaaaaagtgaaaaatatacaaacgccaaaaaattaaggtaaggctataataaggcataaaaatgggtgaaaaaatttaaaatgccaaaaattggaggtaaggctatagtaaggcataaaaaagggtgaaaaagttTCCAacacctcaaaatggaggtaaggcataaaaattggtgaaaaattttaaaacgcctcaaaatggaaataaggctatagtaaggcatagaaatgggtgaaaaagtttccaacgcctcaaaacgaaggtaaggctataataatgggtgaaaaaatttaaaatgccaaaaataaaggtaaggctatagtaaggcattaaaaaagggtgaaataatatgaaacacctcaaaacggagtagtaatgcattaaaaaaaaaaaaaaaaaggatgaaaaaattcaaacacctcaaaatggaggtaaggcataaaaattggtgaaaaattttaaaatgccaaaaaatggaggtaaagctatagtaaggcataaaaaagggtgaaaaagttTCGAacacctcaaaatggaggtaaggctatagtaaggcattaaaaacaaaaaaaaaaaagggtgaaaaatttaaaatgccaaaaattggaggtaaggctatagtaaggcattaaaaaaaaaaaaaaaaagggtgaaaaaattcaaacgccaaaaaataaaggtaaggctatagtaaggcataaaaaaaaaaaaaaaaaaaaaaaagggtgaaaaaattcaaacgctaaaaaatggaggtaaggctatagtaaggcatgaaaaagggtgaaaaagttTCCAacacctcaaaatggaggtaaggcataaaaattggtgaaaaattttaaaatgccaaaaaatggaggtaaggctatagtaaggcaaaaaaaaaaaaaaaaaagggtgaaaaaattcaaacgccaaaaaaaaaaaggtaaggctatagtaaggcataaaaaaggaaataatatgaaacacctcaaaacggagtagtaatgcattaaaaaaaaaaaaaaaaaaaaggatgaaaaaattcaaacgccaaaaaatggaggtaaggcataaaaaagggtgaaaaagttTCCAacacctcaaaatggaggtaaggctatagtaaggcattaaaaaaaaaaaaaagggtgaaaaaattcaaacgccaaaaaataaaggtaaggctatagtaaggcataaaaaagggtgaAATAATATGACACACctaaaaacggaggtaaggctatagtaaggcattaaaaaaaaaaaaaaaaaaaaaagggtgaaaaaattcaaacgccaaaaaatggaggtaaggcataaaaaagggtgaaaaagttTCCAacacctcaaaatggaggtaaggcatgaaaattggtgaaaaattttaaaatgccaaaaaatggaggtaaggctatagtagggcatagaaatgggtgaaaaagtttccaacgcctcaaaacggaggtaaggctataataatgggtgaaaaaatttaaaatgccaaaaattggaggtaaggctatagtaaggcataaaaatgggcaaaaaattaaaacgcctcaaaacggaaataaggcataaaaatgggtgtaaaaatttaaaatgccaaaaaaatggaggtaaggctatagtaaggcataaaaaagggcaaaataatatgaaacacctcaaaacggaggtaaggctatagtattgcattaaaaaaaaaaaaaaggctttaaaaattcaaatgccaaaaaatggaggtaaggcataaaaattggtgaaaaattttaaaatgccaaaaattggaggtaaggctatagtaaggcataaaaatgggcaaaaaattaaaacgcctcaaaacggaaataaggcataaaaatgggtgtaaaaatttaaaatgccaaaaaaatggaggtaaggctatagtaggcataaaaaagggcaaaataatatgaaacacctcaaaacggaggtaaggctatagtaaggcattaaaaaaaaaaaaaaaaaaaaaaaaagggtgaaaaatttaaaatgccaaaaattggaggtaaggctatagtaatgggtgaaaaaatttaaaatgccaaaaaaacgaaggtaaggctatagtaaggcataaaaatgggcaaaaaaattaaaacgcctcaaaacggaaataaggcatgaaaatgggtgtaaaaattttaaatgccaaaaaaatggaggtaaggctatagtaaggcataaaaaagggcaaaataatatgaaacacctcaaaacggaggtaaggctatagtattgcattaaaaaaaaaaaaaaaggctttaaaaattcaaatgccaaaaaatggaggtaaggcataaaaattggtgaaaaattttaaaatgccaaaaaatggaggtaaggctatagtaaagcattaaaaagggtgaaaaagttTCCAacacctcaaaatggaggtaaggcataaaaattggtgaaaatttttaaaatgccaaaaaatggaggtaaggctatagtaaggcataaaaaagggtgaaataatatgaaattttaaaatgccaaaaaatggaggtaaggctatagtaaggcataaaaagggtgaaaaagttTCCAacacctcaaaatggaggtaaggctataataagggaaaaaaatttgtaaaaaaaatttcaaacaccagaaattagagataaggctatagtaaggcaaagaaatgggcgaaaaaatttaaTATGTCGCAAAACGgaattaaggcataaaaaagggtgtaaaatttaaaatgccaaaaaatggaggtaaggctatagtaagacatgaaaaagggcgaaaaaatatgaaacacctcaaaacggaggtaaggcataaaaaaaaaaaaaaaaaaagggtgaaaaatttaaaatgccaaaaattggaggtaaggctatagtaaggcatgaaaatgggtgaaaaagtTTCCAACACCTCGAAATcgaggtaaggcatgaaaattggtgaaaaattttaaaatgccaaaaaatggaggtaaggctatagtaatgggtgaaaaaatttaaaatgccaaaaaacgaaggtaaggctatagtaaggcataaaaaagggcaaaaaagtttcaaacgcctcaaaatgtaggtaaggctatagtaaagatgccaaaaaatggaaataatgctttggtaaggcataaaaactttgttttgacgttttacaattttttttgctttttttatgcGTTACctccaatttatttttaaatgcttttgtttCCATCTAGCGGACATTTAGTGTTACTACATGCTAGACACCTATAGCCTTTTGTGATTTTTCGCATTTTTAACTCTTCTTGGTATGTTTCataatacaattttatttttccaattaaataaaaagctttaaatacattccaaataaataattattgaatttaattccagttttctcAAGATGGGAACGTTATTAATCATACTTACATCTAAGTGGGAGCAGTGGTAGTTGTGTTGTAGATCAGTCAGTATTATTAACATGACTAATAAAATTGACATAGAAAACTTTTACAATGAATGAAGTTCATGTAGTTTTTCCCAAATGACTAAAACATAATCCCACTCTTTTTAAGGTCTGACTTTCACGCCCAGATTgattatacaaaaaacaaaaagattacTATTGGgttatttttaattacatttacacaaaaatctCCTCCAAGCAGAAGTTGAACAGATGAAATGATAAATTAATCAGTACAAAtgttaaaacttttttattttttcactcattCGCTCCTATGCTTCATTTAAAGACTCTGATGTAAAATTCATG
Protein-coding regions in this window:
- the LOC114476410 gene encoding E3 ubiquitin-protein ligase pellino homolog 1 isoform X2 — its product is MYSPEQENISTTASTKVPVKYGELIVLGYNGSLPNGDRGRRKSRFALCKRPKANGVKPSTVHVACSPQAAKAISSKDQHSISYTLSRVQTVVVEYTHDCNADMFQIGRSTESPIDFVVTDTVAGSQSNADTQSVQSTISRFACRIMCQRTPPFNARIYAAGFDSSKSIFLGEKAAKWKTLDGQMDGLTTNGVLVMHPRHGFTQDAKPGVWREISVCGNVFTLRETRSAQQRGKMVEAESQELLDGSLIDLCGATLLFRTADGLSRTPTVKHLEALRQEINAARPQCPVGFNTLAFPSMRRKDTPDEKQPWVYLQCGHVHGYHDWGNRREERCSRECPMCRTRGPYVPLWLGCEAAFYVDAAPPTHAFSPCGHVCSEKTASFWSQIPLPHGTHTFHAACPFCAQQLNGEHGFVRLIFQGPLD
- the LOC114476410 gene encoding E3 ubiquitin-protein ligase pellino homolog 1 isoform X1, whose product is MCVVCVHLGVLGVRREGTETPPACSTMTLFSRVLCSCTQNNAPLFPLCVCTCVCVCRYNGSLPNGDRGRRKSRFALCKRPKANGVKPSTVHVACSPQAAKAISSKDQHSISYTLSRVQTVVVEYTHDCNADMFQIGRSTESPIDFVVTDTVAGSQSNADTQSVQSTISRFACRIMCQRTPPFNARIYAAGFDSSKSIFLGEKAAKWKTLDGQMDGLTTNGVLVMHPRHGFTQDAKPGVWREISVCGNVFTLRETRSAQQRGKMVEAESQELLDGSLIDLCGATLLFRTADGLSRTPTVKHLEALRQEINAARPQCPVGFNTLAFPSMRRKDTPDEKQPWVYLQCGHVHGYHDWGNRREERCSRECPMCRTRGPYVPLWLGCEAAFYVDAAPPTHAFSPCGHVCSEKTASFWSQIPLPHGTHTFHAACPFCAQQLNGEHGFVRLIFQGPLD